Proteins encoded together in one Campylobacter concisus window:
- a CDS encoding glycosyltransferase family 9 protein: MFYLLQYILFYPIFKFISFFRKPSDKILIIQTAKIGDYANSTIIFEPLAKFDILLDEINIAFAKHDNRIDKIFIINDIKKKKTSKLRLAFALFKQNYKDVYVLMPNSLNLFLARCTLAKNIATIKHYATSSSFKLLAFGMKKISHTLNDLTLSTYLKMINVNELKFEKQLQKPLFVPSENIIKSDKFKVGISLSAGNKMKTPPNQIWEKILKIFSKFDCEIYVFGVGDEAKLLEKLILESSERNSFEGLKFISMIDKVKLEELPFYLSQMQLYISSDTGNYYVADSVHTPTICLMGPCFASEQRGVFDSLVINSALSPISSVFKTVRNIDASSFFELSKDDLEKIERFVKDHYISHQRCEYNYPN; this comes from the coding sequence TTGTTTTACCTTTTACAATACATACTTTTTTATCCCATATTTAAATTTATAAGTTTTTTTAGAAAACCATCTGATAAAATTTTAATCATACAAACTGCCAAGATCGGCGACTATGCAAATTCGACTATTATTTTTGAGCCTTTGGCTAAATTTGATATATTGCTTGATGAGATAAATATTGCTTTTGCCAAACATGACAATAGGATTGATAAAATTTTTATAATAAATGATATAAAAAAGAAAAAAACTTCCAAGCTAAGACTGGCATTTGCACTTTTTAAACAAAACTATAAAGATGTTTATGTCCTTATGCCAAATAGTCTAAATCTTTTCTTAGCACGCTGTACTCTAGCCAAAAACATAGCAACTATCAAGCATTACGCTACTTCTAGTAGCTTTAAACTGCTAGCTTTTGGTATGAAAAAAATTTCACATACATTAAATGACTTAACACTATCAACATATCTAAAGATGATAAACGTTAATGAGTTAAAATTTGAAAAACAACTACAAAAACCACTGTTTGTACCATCAGAAAATATTATCAAAAGCGATAAATTTAAGGTAGGTATAAGTCTTAGTGCTGGCAATAAAATGAAAACGCCACCTAATCAAATTTGGGAGAAGATCTTGAAAATTTTCTCTAAATTTGACTGCGAAATTTATGTTTTTGGCGTTGGTGATGAGGCTAAACTGCTGGAAAAACTAATTTTAGAAAGTAGTGAAAGAAATAGTTTTGAGGGATTAAAATTTATATCGATGATAGATAAGGTCAAACTTGAAGAACTTCCGTTTTATCTATCACAGATGCAGTTATACATAAGCTCTGATACTGGAAACTACTATGTGGCTGACAGCGTGCACACTCCAACGATATGTTTAATGGGACCATGCTTTGCAAGTGAGCAAAGAGGAGTATTTGATTCGCTTGTTATAAATTCTGCTTTATCCCCAATTAGTTCAGTATTTAAAACTGTTAGAAATATAGATGCAAGTTCCTTTTTTGAGCTCAGCAAAGATGATCTAGAAAAGATTGAACGATTTGTCAAAGATCACTATATATCGCATCAACGCTGCGAATATAATTATCCAAACTAA
- a CDS encoding glycosyltransferase family 4 protein: MKKILFVDTGHEYGGGTKSFIYLLEGLEKYKKYQFSVFFENDYKVGEQNISEIINNLGVNFIKFTPKRQPAKIIKELLRIFSKEALAKYLYQKDYKYAIAMLSNEKPDIIHLNNHFSTNLAYIEAANVLGIKVIQHLRKNSPIEPFKLKILNKQKFIPICVSNSTYEFYAKQIEIQKNIIYNPVIVNNEATVIDNIKFDKNKINIIMPANFLTLKGHELVFDALTILKRDDVDFYFAGSGELTPGAKEKFDMLIKSGKAQYLGFVQQMGEIYKNCDYVLGFSSDEGLPRVVIEGLSCGLGVIYSNIPVIREIYNISSKKEDFFIVQRDPRSLLKCLENLTKPSSKAPDSAVIDTFSLDNYIRSVDAIYSDL; encoded by the coding sequence TTGAAAAAAATTTTGTTTGTGGATACTGGACATGAATATGGTGGTGGAACAAAGAGCTTTATATATCTCTTAGAAGGTCTAGAAAAATACAAGAAATATCAATTTAGCGTTTTTTTTGAAAATGACTATAAAGTTGGTGAGCAAAATATATCTGAAATAATCAATAATCTTGGCGTGAACTTTATAAAATTTACGCCAAAGAGGCAGCCAGCAAAAATAATAAAAGAGCTGTTGCGTATATTTAGCAAAGAAGCTTTAGCTAAATACCTTTATCAAAAAGATTACAAATATGCCATCGCTATGCTTTCAAATGAAAAACCAGACATAATTCATCTAAATAATCACTTTTCAACAAACCTTGCCTATATCGAAGCCGCAAATGTTTTAGGCATTAAAGTTATACAGCATTTAAGAAAGAACTCTCCCATAGAACCATTTAAACTTAAAATTTTAAATAAACAAAAATTTATACCTATTTGCGTTTCAAACTCAACTTATGAATTTTATGCCAAACAGATAGAAATACAAAAAAACATCATATATAATCCAGTGATAGTTAATAACGAAGCAACTGTTATAGACAATATAAAATTTGATAAAAATAAGATCAATATAATAATGCCTGCAAATTTTCTAACACTCAAAGGACATGAGCTGGTCTTTGATGCGCTAACTATTTTAAAAAGAGATGATGTCGATTTTTATTTTGCAGGCAGTGGAGAGCTGACACCTGGTGCAAAAGAGAAATTTGATATGCTAATAAAATCAGGTAAGGCGCAATATTTAGGCTTTGTGCAACAAATGGGAGAAATTTATAAAAATTGTGACTACGTACTAGGCTTTTCAAGTGATGAAGGCCTGCCAAGAGTCGTTATAGAAGGACTTAGTTGTGGCCTTGGCGTTATTTACTCAAATATACCAGTTATAAGAGAAATTTATAATATATCATCAAAAAAAGAAGATTTTTTCATAGTCCAAAGAGACCCAAGGTCGCTTTTAAAATGTCTTGAAAATTTAACTAAACCAAGCTCAAAAGCGCCAGATAGTGCAGTCATTGATACTTTTAGTTTGGATAATTATATTCGCAGCGTTGATGCGATATATAGTGATCTTTGA
- a CDS encoding glycosyltransferase family 9 protein, with product MKLFENFMRLILNFKKIQKTQLVTEPFQTVCFFSNTALGDTIFNTPVFRVFKQNFPHVKVVALLNPSTASLFKTDPNIDEILLYDGKKSGFLDILKKLKKLSPDIVFILHSNEPQATPLAVLSGAKYLFKLPNLNNKFSSFHSNAPEPYGDDRYVVLNRLEQLKFIGIQSRDTRLNLYLEASDFTNVDEALKGYESRKIIGFQMGASTISRQWFIDKWEKLAKLVLQDRNAIIVLTGSPAERAMTKQLEERINDPRLLNLAGKFNIREAAALISRLNILITPDTGPLHVAAALKTPTIGLFAVASPINSNPDFDIDIHKFIKKPRTCSPCIGKKCKFQKCMLQIDEKEVYDMLKEMI from the coding sequence ATGAAACTCTTTGAAAACTTTATGCGTCTAATTTTAAATTTTAAAAAAATACAAAAGACGCAGCTGGTAACCGAGCCTTTTCAAACCGTTTGTTTTTTTAGTAACACAGCACTGGGCGATACTATTTTTAACACACCAGTATTTCGAGTGTTTAAGCAAAATTTTCCGCATGTAAAAGTAGTTGCGCTACTAAATCCATCTACAGCCTCACTTTTTAAAACCGATCCAAACATTGATGAAATTTTATTATATGATGGTAAAAAAAGTGGGTTTTTGGATATTTTAAAAAAATTAAAAAAACTATCACCAGATATAGTTTTTATTTTACACTCAAATGAACCGCAAGCTACTCCACTAGCTGTTCTTAGTGGGGCAAAATATCTATTTAAACTGCCAAATTTAAATAATAAGTTTAGCTCATTTCACTCAAATGCTCCAGAGCCATATGGAGATGATAGATATGTGGTATTAAACCGTCTAGAACAGCTTAAATTTATAGGCATTCAAAGTCGCGATACGCGTCTAAATTTATACCTTGAGGCAAGTGATTTTACTAATGTTGATGAGGCGCTAAAAGGCTATGAGAGCCGTAAAATTATCGGTTTTCAAATGGGTGCTAGCACTATTTCTAGGCAGTGGTTTATAGATAAATGGGAAAAACTTGCAAAGCTTGTTTTACAAGATAGAAATGCTATCATAGTCTTAACAGGAAGTCCTGCTGAACGTGCCATGACTAAGCAGTTAGAAGAAAGGATAAATGATCCTCGTCTTTTAAACCTTGCTGGTAAATTTAATATCAGAGAAGCAGCCGCACTAATTTCAAGGCTAAATATACTAATCACGCCAGATACTGGTCCTTTGCATGTCGCAGCAGCCCTAAAAACTCCAACTATTGGTCTTTTTGCGGTGGCATCACCTATAAATTCAAATCCAGATTTTGATATAGATATTCATAAATTTATTAAAAAACCACGCACTTGCTCTCCATGCATAGGCAAAAAGTGTAAATTTCAAAAATGTATGTTGCAAATTGATGAAAAAGAGGTTTATGATATGCTCAAGGAAATGATTTGA
- a CDS encoding glycosyltransferase yields MINILELESSLGFGGQEHRTQRVINGLDKSKFKVFYGLNPGSKSLEKQIECEFVEFNLKRSFNILEILKICKFVKQNNIKIISTHSGKDGIIGAIVSKITGAKVVRTRHLQTPIRSPFSYNINDKIVVVSNAVKTQLISQGVQESLIETIYTGVDTDKFTPHFKKDIRDQLGLPTNSIIVGIVAVLRAAKNHKILFEAFRELNLPNTFLVVVGDGPQYENLKNIKTSNILMLGNRADVSDFLGSFDLFVLPSKMEALGTALLEAQSCAVPCIGSDVGGIGEAIKDNETGLLFENNNKDSLKNALQTLIEDANLRSKFSTNARDFIVENFSIQTMVRQTEKMYETL; encoded by the coding sequence ATGATAAATATACTAGAGCTTGAAAGCTCTCTTGGATTTGGCGGGCAAGAGCACCGCACGCAGCGTGTGATAAACGGACTAGACAAGAGCAAATTTAAAGTTTTTTATGGGCTAAACCCTGGCTCAAAAAGCCTTGAAAAGCAGATAGAGTGTGAATTTGTCGAGTTTAATCTCAAAAGGTCATTTAACATCCTTGAAATTTTAAAAATTTGCAAATTTGTAAAGCAAAATAATATAAAAATCATCTCAACTCACTCGGGTAAAGATGGGATTATAGGTGCTATAGTTAGTAAAATAACTGGTGCAAAGGTAGTTCGCACTAGACATTTGCAAACGCCAATTAGGTCGCCATTTAGTTACAACATAAATGATAAGATCGTTGTTGTTTCAAATGCCGTCAAGACTCAGCTTATATCTCAAGGAGTACAAGAAAGCTTAATAGAGACTATCTACACTGGAGTTGATACTGATAAATTTACTCCACATTTTAAAAAAGATATAAGAGATCAACTAGGCTTGCCAACAAATTCCATTATAGTGGGCATTGTGGCAGTGCTAAGAGCTGCTAAAAATCATAAAATTTTATTTGAAGCCTTTAGAGAGCTAAATTTACCAAATACTTTTTTGGTTGTAGTAGGTGATGGCCCACAATATGAAAATTTAAAAAATATAAAAACCTCAAACATTTTAATGCTTGGCAATAGAGCCGATGTAAGCGATTTTTTAGGTAGCTTTGATCTATTCGTTTTGCCATCAAAAATGGAAGCCCTTGGCACAGCACTGCTTGAGGCTCAGTCTTGTGCGGTGCCTTGCATAGGTAGTGATGTAGGTGGTATTGGCGAGGCGATAAAAGATAATGAAACGGGACTTTTGTTTGAAAATAACAACAAAGACTCTCTAAAAAATGCTCTGCAAACTCTCATAGAAGATGCCAATCTTCGTTCCAAATTTAGCACAAATGCTAGAGATTTTATAGTAGAGAATTTCTCAATCCAAACAATGGTTAGACAAACGGAAAAAATGTATGAAACTCTTTGA